AAAAATGTTTCTTTTGACGATGTGAAAGATGAAATCAAAAAAATTATTGTTCAAAATTTCAAAAATAAGTCTACTGATAATCTCATACAAGTTATAAATAATATTTCTGTAGATATTATTTCCGCTAGTTTTGATAAGCAAAAACTGTTTTCAGGTAATATAGATGCTAGAAAAATCAAAGAAACAGGAGAAACATATGGGTTTTCTTGTCAAACTAATAATCGAAAAACTAGAGATGGAAGTGATTTACTA
This genomic window from Merismopedia glauca CCAP 1448/3 contains:
- a CDS encoding MAE_28990/MAE_18760 family HEPN-like nuclease; amino-acid sequence: MSSTLFKDFEERSQEVSKYFLFLKNLEQGSIKLSLGNQNNNKIKNIDSHLEKTLKATGFLLLYNLVEATMRNAIETIFDDFQNKNVSFDDVKDEIKKIIVQNFKNKSTDNLIQVINNISVDIISASFDKQKLFSGNIDARKIKETGETYGFSCQTNNRKTRDGSDLL